The following proteins come from a genomic window of Plutella xylostella chromosome 22, ilPluXylo3.1, whole genome shotgun sequence:
- the LOC105382147 gene encoding zinc finger protein 333, which yields MEIQTEPLDLSTKGTNSRVMLNIFDYKFLSGLNKHLLKLYERTQVRGRRVDSHRASGKNVLPCQVCLKTFDRPSLLKRHMRTHTGEKPHKCPECGKCFTASSNLYYHRMTHTKNKPHKCGVCPRSFPTPGELRAHRASHLPVEMRTRTDVQLGSIIASVMLPPR from the exons ATGGAAATCCAAACCGAACCTCTAGACCTATCAACAAAAGGTACAAATTCTCGAGTCATGCTCAACATATTCGACTACAAATTCTTATCCGGCTTGAACAAGCACTTGCTCAAGTTGTACGAACGTACGCAAGTCCGGGGCAGGCGAGTGGACAGTCACAGGGCTAGTGGGAAGAACGTCTTACCTTGCCAAGTCTGCCTGAAGACCTTCGATCGACCTTCACTGCTGAAGAGGCATATGAGAACACACACTG GTGAAAAGCCACACAAGTGTCCTGAATGCGGCAAATGTTTTACAGCCAGCTCCAACCTTTACTACCATCGCATGACTCATACGAAG AACAAGCCCCACAAATGCGGCGTGTGCCCCCGCTCGTTCCCGACGCCGGGCGAGTTGCGCGCGCACCGCGCCTCGCATTTACCTGTGGAAATGCGCACTCGCACCGATGTGCAACTGgg GTCTATAATAGCCAGTGTTATGCTTCCACCAAGATAA
- the LOC105382115 gene encoding pseudouridylate synthase 7 homolog gives MSDRGWNRNPNRGRRGGYGRDGGNFNSGNGRNWRGGHNNRFRDQPYGNSGGYRGGFQKSSFGGRHSNQNRYNRPKRDTPGKRLSEQEIGVTEYISEHSGFNGIIKSRYSDFQVSEINEAGEVAQLTDLSAPEPPADEAVVEDEDLLLCKYNVELLPMETWDRINKLAVATEATSERVEVDVTGMTKEHRTKIHDAVKKAFGDAIVGSTVSAADKKLVCFEKYRKGIRIDNRVKWVWAGEYLRFVLHKMNCDTMDAADKIADRLKLNNVKPSMLGYAGTKDRRAKTSQWFSLRRVEPRRLVNACRDMRELQVGNFSFSNTHLKLGMLKGNRFQIALRNVTADDDTINSACEALKERGFINYYGLQRFGTRVEMPTYEIGLKLLQGNFQEAINGILETREGPLQQALDTYQATGDATRASQLARRGTEGRLLAALGKNSTDLLQALDRVPRNTRLLYIHSYQSLIWNKCVSMRIQRFGLTPAVGDLVLVGDASCCDTDEVLDDEESDSEENQNGDKADQDVSQTETKPEEKEKTPEKKRNKKQTQPKPKIPVKVLTQEDIGSGKYSIKDIILPLPGYHIDYPPNMKEYYEELLTKDNMTLEMRHKIKCYSMSGAYRHIVVHPTNMSWRVARYSAPTADLILSDLDKLQGKTLELDPEGKYKALILVMDLPASCYATMALRELLRVDTSGDHQASQNDYHKTAEEKSQSEAKNETEDKGEKRKMEEEIDGDAKKAKVNE, from the exons ATGAGTGATAGAGGGTGGAATAGGAATCCGAATAGAGGCAGGCGGGGGGGCTACGGGCGAGACGGCGGGAACTTCAACTCAGGCAATGGTCGGAATTGGCGTGGAGGCCACAATAATAGATTCCGTGACCAACCATATGGTAATTCGGGGGGTTACCGAGGCGGCTTCCAGAAAAGCTCGTTCGGCGGAAGACACTCGAATCAAAACAGATACAACCGACCGAAGCGGGATACGCCAGGCAAGAGGCTGTCTGAGCAAGAAATAGGAGTGACTGAGTATATCAGTGAACACAGTGGATTCAATGGGATTATTAAGTCCAG ATACTCTGACTTCCAAGTGTCAGAGATCAACGAGGCTGGTGAAGTGGCCCAGCTGACAGACCTGAGTGCCCCGGAGCCGCCGGCCGATGAGGCGGTGGTGGAGGATGAGGACCTGCTGCTGTGCAAGTACAATGTGGAGCTTCTGCCCATGGAGACATGGGACCGGATCAATAAGCTGGCCGTGGCTACGGAAGCAACCTCGGAGAGAGTTGAG GTAGACGTGACAGGTATGACCAAGGAGCATCGGACCAAGATCCACGATGCAGTGAAGAAAGCCTTTGGTGACGCGATAGTGGGCAGCACCGTGTCTGCCGCTGACAAGAAACTAGTCTGCTTTGAGAAGTATAGGAAAGGAA TAAGAATAGACAACCGCGTGAAGTGGGTGTGGGCGGGCGAGTACCTGCGCTTCGTGCTGCACAAGATGAACTGCGACACCATGGACGCCGCCGACAAGATCGCCGACAGACTCAAGCTCAACAA CGTAAAACCCTCCATGCTAGGCTACGCCGGCACCAAAGACCGTCGCGCCAAGACCTCCCAGTGGTTCTCCCTACGTCGCGTGGAGCCGCGTCGCCTCGTCAACGCGTGTCGAGACATGAGGGAGCTACAAGTTGGGAATTTCAGCTTCAGTAATACGCATCTGAAGCTGGGCATGCTTAAGGGGAATag GTTCCAAATAGCACTCCGCAATGTGACAGCGGATGACGACACTATAAACTCCGCCTGTGAAGCTCTCAAAGAGCGTGGCTTCATCAACTACTACGGGCTACAGCGGTTCGGCACAAGAGTCGAGATGCCCACCTATGAGATAGGACTGAAACTGCTGCAGGGGAACTTTCAGGAG GCAATAAACGGCATCCTAGAGACCCGCGAAGGGCCTCTCCAACAGGCTCTAGACACATACCAGGCGACAGGCGACGCGACTAGAGCCAGCCAGCTCGCGCGCCGCGGGACCGAGGGCCGGCTGCTGGCTGCTCTGGGCAAGAATAGCACTGACCTGTTGCAGGCTCTAGACAGg GTGCCCAGAAACACGCGTCTCCTCTACATCCATTCCTACCAGTCTCTCATATGGAACAAGTGCGTGTCGATGCGGATCCAGCGGTTCGGCCTGACCCCAGCTGTAGGGGATTTGGTGTTGGTGGGAGACGCCAGCTGTTGTGATACTGATG AAGTCCTAGACGATGAAGAATCAGATTCAGAGGAGaatcaaaatggcgacaaGGCAGACCAAGATGTCAGCCAAACAGAAACTAAACCAGAGGAAAAGGAAAAAACACCAGAAAAGAAACGAAACAAGAAGCAAACGCAGCCAAAACCTAAAATACCAGTGAAAGTTCTAACTCAAGAGGACATCGGTAGTGGAAAATATAGCATAAAGGATATAATATTGCCATTGCCAGGGTACCATATCGACTACCCACCGAATATGAAGGAGTATTATGAAGAGTTATTGACTAAAGACAATATGACTTTGGAGATGAGgcataaaattaa GTGCTACTCAATGTCGGGAGCGTACCGCCACATAGTAGTCCATCCTACCAACATGTCGTGGCGCGTGGCTCGCTACAGCGCGCCCACGGCCGACCTCATCCTGTCAGATCTGGACAAGCTGCAGGGGAAGACGCTGGAGCTGGACCCGG AGGGCAAATACAAAGCGCTAATACTGGTAATGGATCTGCCGGCAAGTTGCTACGCCACAATGGCCCTTAGAGAACTACTGAGGGTAGACACTTCAGGGGACCATCAGGCGTCCCAGAATGACTACCACAAGACTGCAGAGGAAAAGAGTCAGAGCGAGGCAAAGAACGAGACAGAAGATAAAGGGGAGAAGAGAAAGATGGAGGAAGAAATTGACGGGGACGCGAAAAAAGCGAAAGTAAATGAGTAA
- the LOC105382114 gene encoding uncharacterized protein LOC105382114, whose protein sequence is MRKFVCPTNLDLDRDNLITNLFVNDRLLRRLNGNRSDCSLEYLYNSSKVLKVEDSYFIMDAEPMEVDSDSEFKVVEVHRKGPTKKTFFWDESDDCEEYCSTPSYSDDETDAVNFEAEFVQIKQLQKVAGGYIINNNVYLTSEQWHAMIVDDKINQTYCFSCDEYLDIDTSILHVEEETHSITLQKHKPIKKFELSITRKIRDRFHCGVCNVILFDESELNEHQDYKSHEDNMLFAVNKASDIVYDYRLENSGVTSKDATLVNSDSEEDENSHYSQNSTVDNNNWFFDRFKDNDNSIYGINNNIIETNDCDISELPTGSSYATIAKKENLDKTPKTLKIDLGDKEVLVKFDSWNMVTSIDLNKFYCMACKQALHKRFKGDHCRNSTHIDLLQRCKVVNVYETYLIREVSQMLYHCGHCNNLQLKNEMDDHLEKYHPKRTKIKNIIVESVPNSPKITKKKTDNQSDDKKTSKCITKTTNDNGCTDKQINGGANGIKKTETIANNDTILTKNNKKTDLVQKSPQQTDWAKQNIQKLQIPIIQYDASVLNIPNINNDNIHKMFNSNTVITFIKFGHRISVPLLSFHTISNPTNDYLCLLCNSSLYEPYVVNHILNINHITMMKMVAFSVQFSFNLIRVIGQFAHCAICNVILPKDKQTVYNHCVSDAHAMMLRRALGLGPTAVLPTQPVVPDVVTNVGPQANLSYNEIGTVVVPQVNGTINNAGNIANQNGSVSKKDAIDNAENSEEVDENDDQVFDSDASYALVPDYYLVVIKSNCSKVTAAAWHSLVHVGDGTQYCFVCKKVIYHDIVEHVNIKKHLKNIEENKILYNYGYNLLRRIKGYYQCLTCNVLVGRKFLEHHLKWANHVWNTEKSVCDDANKFNDSLSEYEKIEVVTQKEKKVAEETDDTKVHYDFVIERSYKASTTHTSEEADNNNEKHTEDTKIPYKRQNKIVIGKTEVFKIKWENWHGLVPFKNGFKCKLCTVEIGKDDSERHVEKSKHKQFSDKPFAPAYYNELVRQLDKTRLHCVICNIDMSTSENIKGHIIGKKHLKNRENSVEPRSKVNSYSDSDVDVLFI, encoded by the exons ATGAGAAAATTTGTCTGTCCAACtaatttagatttagataGAGACAatttgataacaaatttatttGTGAACGATAGACTTCTGCGGAGGCTAAATGGTAACAGGAGTGATTGCAGTCTTGAGTATTTATACAATAGTTCCAAGGTACTGAAGGTAGAAGATTCATATTTCATCATGGATGCCGAGCCTATGGAGGTGGATAGTGACTCCGAGTTTAAAGTGGTAGAGGTTCATAGAAAAGGACCAACGAAAAAGACCTTCTTTTGGGATGAAAGTGATGATTGTGAAGAATACTGCTCCACTCCATCTTATTCTGATGATGAAAcag atgCAGTAAATTTTGAGGCAGAATTCGTACAAATCAAACAACTTCAAAAGGTGGCAGGAGGCTATATTATCAACAACAATGTTTATCTTACTAGTGAACAGTGGCATGCTATGATTGTTGATGATAAAATTAACCAGACTTATTGTTTTTCGTGTGATGAGTATCTTGACATAGACACCAGTATTCTACATGTAGAGGAAGAAACCCACTCaattacattacaaaaacACAAGCCCATTAAGAAATTTGAGCTTAGTATCACACGAAAG ATTCGAGACAGATTTCACTGTGGTGTTtgcaatgtaatattatttgatgaaAGTGAATTAAATGAACATCAAGATTACAAATCACATGAAGACAACATGTTGTTTGCTGTTAACAAAGCTTCAGACATTGTGTATGATTATCGACTAGAGAACAGTGGAGTAACATCAAAAGATGCCACTCTCGTAAATAGTGACAGTGAAGAGGATGAGAATAGCCACTACAGTCAAAATAGTACAGTTGATAACAACAATTGGTTTTTCGACCGATTTAAAGATAACGACAATAGTATCTATggcattaataataacattatagaAACCAACGATTGTGATATATCTGAACTACCTACAGGGTCATCGTACGCTACTATAGCtaagaaagaaaatttagataaaacccctaaaacattaaaaatagaTTTGGGTGATAAGGAGGTTTTAGTGAAGTTTGATTCATGGAACATGGTGACGTCAATAGACCTCAATAAGTTTTACTGCATGGCATGCAAGCAGGCCCTCCACAAGAGGTTCAAAGGTGATCATTGCAGAAATAGTACCCATATTGACCTCTTGCAGCGTTGTAAAGTTGTTAATGTTTATGAAACTTATCTAATAAGAGAG GTAAGTCAAATGCTGTATCATTGCGGACATTGCAACAATCTCCAACTGAAGAATGAAATGGACGATCATTTGGAAAAATATCACCCGAAAAGaaccaaaattaaaaatataattgttgAAAGTGTACCTAATAGTCCCAAgataacaaagaaaaaaaccgATAACCAAAGTGATGACAAAAAAACTAGCAAGTGCATTACGAAAACTACTAATGATAATGGCTGTACTGACAAGCAAATCAACGGAGGAGCTAAtggtattaaaaaaactgaaacaATTGCTAATAATGATACAATATTGACAAagaataacaaaaaaacagaCCTCGTACAGAAATCACCTCAGCAGACAGATTGGGCCAAACAAAACATACAGAAACTCCAAATACCAATAATACAATATGATGCGAGTGTTCTTAACATACCAAACATTAATAACGATAATATCCATAAAATGTTCAATAGTAATACAGTGATAACTTTCATCAAATTTGGACATCGTATCTCTGTTCCCCTGCTGTCTTTTCACACCATTTCAAATCCAACTAATGATTACTTATGTCTATTATGTAACTCGAGTCTGTACGAACCATACGTCGTCAATCACATCTTGAATATCAATCACATAACTATGATGAAAATGGTGGCATTTTCGGTACAATTCAGCTTCAATTTGATAAGAGTG ATTGGTCAATTTGCCCACTGTGCTATTTGCAACGTAATTCTACCGAAAGACAAACAAACAGTTTATAACCACTGTGTGAGCGACGCACATGCAATGATGCTACGAAGGGCGTTGGGGTTGGGTCCTACAGCCGTGTTGCCTACTCAACCAGTAGTGCCTGATGTTGTCACAAATGTAGGACCGCAGGCTAACTTATCTTACAATGAAATCGGCACAGTAGTGGTACCACAAGTTAATGGTACAATTAATAATGCTGGAAACATAGCTAATCAAAATGGATCAGTTTCTAAGAAAGATGCCATAGATAATGCTGAGAATTCAGAAGAAGTTGACGAAAATGACGATCAAGTTTTTGATAGTGATGCCTCTTATGCTCTAGTCCCAGATTATTATCTGGTGGTGATTAAGAGTAATTGTTCGAAAGTGACCGCAGCTGCCTGGCACTCACTAGTCCATGTTGGGGACGGAACtcaatattgttttgtgtgtaaaaaagtaatttaccATGATATTGTGGAACATGTTAACATTAAGaagcatttaaaaaatatagaggAGAATAAGATTCTTTACAATTATGGCTATAATCTTCTGCGACGA ATCAAAGGATACTACCAATGTTTGACTTGCAATGTTCTGGTCGGAAGAAAATTCCTGGAACATCATTTGAAATGGGCAAATCATGTATGGAATACTGAAAAGTCAGTATGCGACGACGCAAACAAATTCAATGATAGTCTTTCTGAATATGAAAAAATTGAAGTAGTAacacaaaaagagaaaaaggTGGCTGAAGAAACTGATGACACAAAAGTACATTATGACTTTGTAATTGAAAGATCTTACAAAGCTTCCACCACTCATACATCTGAAGAAGCTGACAATAATAATGAGAAACATACAGAAGATACAAAGATACCTTACAAAAGACAAAACAAAATTGTAATTGGTAAGACtgaagtatttaaaattaaatgggAGAATTGGCATGGACTTGTACCATTCAAAAATGGTTTTAAATGCAAACTATGCACGGTTGAAATTGGGAAAGATGATTCAGAACGCCATGTAGAGAAATccaaacataaacaattttcGGATAAGCCGTTTGCCCCGGCGTACTACAACGAGCTCGTAAGACAG CTGGACAAAACCAGGTTGCATTGTGTGATTTGCAACATAGACATGTCGACTTCTGAAAATATAAAAGGACACATCATTGGTAAGAAGCACCTGAAAAATCGTGAAAATTCAGTGGAGCCGCGCTCTAAAGTCAATTCATACAGTGATTCTGATGTCGATGTGCTATTCATTTAA